The following nucleotide sequence is from Pseudomonas putida S13.1.2.
GTCGCGAAAGGGCCGCAAAGCGGCCCCACGATCTCAGCGTCGATGCCGAAATCGCGGGGCTGCTTTGCAGCCCTTTCGCGACACAAGGCCGCTCCTACAGGGGGCGGTGTGTTGCGGGTAACTAGAAGGTCATTTCCTTCACATCATCCGGCACGATCAGCTTGCCGGCGGTTTTCGCGATGATCTCTTCAACGCTTACCCCCGGCGCGGTTTCGCGCAGGATGAAGGCGCCGTCTTCGATTTCCAGGTAGGCCAGGTCGGTGAGTACCTTGCGGATGCACCCGGCACCGGTCAGCGGCAGGCTGCATTGTGGTAGCAGCTTGGACTCACCGTCCTTTGAAGCATGGGTCATGGTGACGATGATGTTCTCGGCGCCGGCTACCAGGTCCATGGCACCGCCCATGCCCTTGACCAGCTTGCCCGGGATCATCCATGAGGCGATGTTGCCTTGCACGTCCACCTCGAAAGCGCCCAGTACGGTGAGGTCGACATGGCCACCACGGATCATGGCGAACGATTGTGCCGAATCGAAGATCGAAGCGCCGCGGCGGGCGGTGACGGTTTGCTTGCCGGCGTTGATCATGTCGGCATCGAGGGTGCTTTCGGTAGGGAACTCGCCCATGCCGAGCAGGCCGTTTTCCGATTGCAGCATCACATCCATATCGGCGGGTACGTAGTTGGCCACCAGGGTCGGAATGCCGATACCCAGGTTGACGTAGTAGCCGTCCTTCAGTTCACGGGCGACGCGTTGCGCCATCTGTTCGCGGGTCAGTGCCATGGTCAGGGTCTCTTTGTTGTTCTGATGGAGGGCGCTCAGGCCTTGACGGTGCGCTTTTCGATACGCTTTTCGAAGGTGCCGACGATGACACGGTCCACGTAGATACCCGGGGTGTGAATTTCGCTGGGCAACAGCACGCCGGGTTCGACGATCTCTTCCACTTCGACCACGGTGATCTTGCCGGCGGTGGCCGCCAGCGGGTTGAAGTTTTGCGCGGTATTGCGGTACACCACATTGCCGTAGTGGTCGGCCTTCCAGCCCTTGACGATGGCGAAGTCACCGGTGATGGCTTCTTCGAGGATGTACTTGCGGCCGTTGAACTCGCGCACTTCCTTGCCCTCGGCGAC
It contains:
- a CDS encoding CoA transferase subunit B, whose translation is MALTREQMAQRVARELKDGYYVNLGIGIPTLVANYVPADMDVMLQSENGLLGMGEFPTESTLDADMINAGKQTVTARRGASIFDSAQSFAMIRGGHVDLTVLGAFEVDVQGNIASWMIPGKLVKGMGGAMDLVAGAENIIVTMTHASKDGESKLLPQCSLPLTGAGCIRKVLTDLAYLEIEDGAFILRETAPGVSVEEIIAKTAGKLIVPDDVKEMTF